One stretch of Gammaproteobacteria bacterium DNA includes these proteins:
- a CDS encoding nucleotidyltransferase family protein, which translates to MRAMLLAAGRGERFRPLTDQCPKPLVEVAGQTLIERHLGRLSAAGVREVVINLGWLGAQLRQALGDGARYGLVIEYSEEGWPALETGGGLQRALPLLGEAPFLVVNSDVWTDYPIEQLVARAAILPDERLLHLVLVPNPEHHPQGDFNLESETLGDAGERLTAAGLWLARPRLLDGSDETGPFSVVPYWRRAIAAGRASGERYDGLWFDVGTPQRREAVEGCLRGG; encoded by the coding sequence ATGCGCGCGATGCTGCTGGCGGCCGGGCGCGGCGAACGCTTCAGGCCCTTGACCGATCAGTGTCCCAAGCCGCTGGTCGAGGTCGCCGGCCAGACGCTGATCGAACGACATCTGGGGCGCTTGTCGGCGGCCGGCGTGCGCGAAGTGGTGATCAATCTCGGCTGGCTCGGCGCACAGTTGCGACAAGCGCTGGGTGATGGGGCGCGTTACGGGCTCGTGATCGAGTACAGCGAAGAAGGTTGGCCCGCGCTGGAGACCGGCGGCGGGCTCCAGCGCGCATTGCCGTTGCTCGGCGAGGCACCGTTCCTGGTCGTCAACAGCGACGTCTGGACGGACTATCCGATCGAACAGCTGGTGGCGCGGGCGGCGATATTGCCCGATGAGCGACTTCTGCATCTGGTGCTGGTCCCCAATCCGGAACATCATCCCCAGGGCGATTTCAATCTGGAATCCGAAACCCTGGGCGACGCCGGCGAACGTCTCACGGCCGCCGGGCTGTGGCTGGCCCGCCCGCGGCTGCTGGACGGTAGCGACGAAACCGGACCGTTCTCGGTCGTTCCGTACTGGCGCCGTGCCATCGCCGCGGGCCGCGCCAGCGGCGAGCGTTACGACGGACTGTGGTTCGACGTTGGCACGCCGCAGCGACGCGAGGCTGTGGAGGGGTGTTTGCGGGGAGGGTAA
- the lipA gene encoding lipoyl synthase translates to MARIPIKIEVTQQAPRKPEWIRAKLGTSPEVARIKATLREHKLHTVCEEASCPNLGECFGKGTATFMIMGDICTRRCPFCDVAHGRPNALDADEPLNLARTIADLHLRYVVITSVDRDDLLDGGASHFVDCIRETRRLSPSIQIEVLVPDFRGRMDPALTIFKDNSPDVFNHNLETVPRLYKQARPGSDYQWSLDLLKRFKQMHPKVPTKSGLMVGLGETIEEIEDVMRDLRAHDVDMLTIGQYLQPSKHHHPVMRFVHPDEFERLRVVGEQMGFSHVASGPMVRSSYHADQQAEEVLHARAV, encoded by the coding sequence ATGGCGCGGATTCCGATCAAGATCGAAGTCACGCAGCAGGCTCCGCGCAAACCGGAATGGATACGCGCCAAGCTCGGCACCTCGCCGGAAGTTGCCCGCATCAAGGCGACCTTGCGCGAGCACAAACTGCATACGGTCTGCGAGGAAGCCTCCTGCCCGAATCTCGGTGAATGCTTCGGCAAGGGCACGGCCACCTTCATGATCATGGGCGACATCTGCACGCGGCGCTGTCCGTTCTGCGACGTCGCGCACGGCCGCCCGAATGCCCTGGATGCCGACGAGCCGCTGAATCTGGCGCGCACCATCGCCGATCTGCATCTGCGCTACGTGGTGATCACCAGCGTGGATCGCGACGATCTGCTCGACGGTGGCGCCAGCCATTTCGTCGATTGCATCCGCGAAACCCGCCGGCTGTCGCCGAGCATCCAGATCGAAGTGCTGGTGCCCGACTTCCGCGGCCGCATGGACCCGGCACTGACGATCTTCAAGGACAACTCGCCGGATGTGTTCAATCACAATCTGGAAACCGTGCCACGTCTCTACAAGCAGGCGCGTCCGGGCTCCGACTACCAGTGGTCGCTGGACCTGCTGAAGCGGTTCAAGCAGATGCACCCCAAGGTACCGACCAAGTCCGGCCTGATGGTCGGACTCGGCGAAACGATCGAGGAGATCGAGGACGTGATGCGCGACCTGCGTGCCCACGACGTGGACATGCTCACGATCGGCCAGTATCTGCAGCCTTCCAAGCACCATCATCCGGTGATGCGTTTCGTGCACCCGGACGAATTCGAGCGCCTGCGTGTGGTTGGCGAGCAGATGGGCTTCTCGCACGTGGCCAGTGGGCCGATGGTGCGCTCCAGCTACCACGCCGACCAGCAGGCCGAGGAAGTGCTGCACGCGCGGGCGGTCTGA